From the Leptospira biflexa serovar Patoc strain 'Patoc 1 (Paris)' genome, one window contains:
- a CDS encoding MBL fold metallo-hydrolase — MKIKFWGVRGSIGSPIRPENVKHKIEKILTLASPTDIQNEQSIISFLNSLSFSSSSTYGGNTTCVEIRDKEGNLIIIDGGTGLRELGNQIMATDFGKGAGHAYWILTHTHWDHIQGIPFFIPLFLPGNHFEFISSMSDAEKRLEHQFVFTHFPVSFDHYAAKKTFQFIEEGEVVSLGPHIQAFSKAVRHPGGSFSYRFTEEGKSIIFASDAEFNLEEMENIDTYIDYFRDADVLVFDTQYTFEESLQKIDWGHSSASIATDIALRAKVKKLVMFHHDPSYDDEKLDLVYLRALKYKEMFDPHGKLEIIMAYEGLEIEV; from the coding sequence ATGAAAATTAAGTTTTGGGGTGTACGAGGATCCATTGGTTCACCCATTCGGCCAGAAAATGTAAAACATAAAATCGAAAAAATCCTCACTTTGGCAAGTCCTACAGACATCCAAAACGAACAAAGTATTATCAGTTTTTTAAATTCCTTAAGTTTCTCATCTTCCTCAACTTACGGAGGTAATACGACCTGTGTTGAGATTCGTGATAAAGAAGGAAATTTGATCATCATCGATGGTGGGACGGGACTTCGGGAGTTAGGGAACCAAATCATGGCAACTGATTTTGGAAAAGGGGCGGGACACGCGTATTGGATCCTCACTCACACGCATTGGGACCATATCCAAGGGATTCCTTTTTTCATTCCATTGTTTTTACCTGGCAATCATTTTGAGTTCATCTCGTCCATGAGTGACGCAGAAAAAAGACTCGAGCACCAATTTGTGTTTACTCATTTCCCTGTTTCCTTTGACCATTATGCGGCCAAAAAAACCTTCCAATTCATAGAAGAAGGGGAAGTGGTATCCCTCGGTCCTCATATCCAAGCATTCAGCAAAGCAGTGCGCCACCCAGGTGGAAGTTTTTCGTATCGATTCACAGAAGAAGGGAAATCCATTATCTTTGCCTCCGATGCGGAATTCAATTTAGAAGAGATGGAAAATATTGATACCTATATTGATTACTTTCGAGATGCAGATGTTCTGGTCTTTGATACTCAATATACATTTGAAGAATCTTTGCAAAAAATTGATTGGGGCCATAGTTCTGCTTCTATTGCCACAGACATTGCACTTCGGGCAAAGGTCAAAAAACTTGTCATGTTCCACCATGACCCATCTTACGATGACGAAAAATTAGATTTGGTATACTTACGAGCGTTAAAGTACAAAGAGATGTTTGATCCTCATGGAAAATTAGAAATCATTATGGCGTATGAAGGTTTGGAAATAGAGGTATAA
- the glpK gene encoding glycerol kinase GlpK: protein MAKKNYIIGIDAGTTGIRTFCFNDKGKVISSAYQEFKQYYPKPGWVEHDPEEIWVKTQKLITLAIKNGKLNPKDAVAIGITNQRETSVVWDKKTGKPVYNAIVWQCRRTSDICKDLKKQSLDSNFRNKTGLVLDAYFSGTKIQWILDNVKGARDRAERGDLLFGTIDTWLLYKLTGHKEHKTDHTNASRTLLFNIQTKEWDEELCKILRVPMSMLPKAFNSKNLFGFTSNVKSIPDGIPISSLVGDQQGALFGQLCTEPGEAKNTYGTGCFLLFNVGDEFRISNQGLITTLALGPEGKTVYCLEGSVFIGGAVVQFLRDNLEFFKYSKDSEKLVKSIKTKDDIVFVPAFAGLGAPHWDQEARGAIFGLSRDTTPAQITRAALKAIALQSYELANAMEKETGKPLKFLRVDGGATSNAWLMQFQADILGTKVIRPQNVDTTVLGAAYLAGLERGFFKSVAHLRKEETKTTQFTPKMKESERKEEIDKWNLAISRVKTET from the coding sequence ATGGCAAAAAAAAATTACATCATTGGAATTGATGCAGGTACAACTGGGATTCGTACATTTTGTTTTAATGACAAAGGGAAAGTGATCTCCTCGGCTTACCAAGAGTTCAAACAATACTATCCAAAACCAGGTTGGGTGGAACATGACCCAGAAGAGATTTGGGTAAAAACACAAAAGCTCATCACACTTGCCATTAAAAATGGAAAGTTAAATCCCAAAGATGCCGTGGCCATTGGGATCACAAACCAAAGGGAAACTTCGGTTGTTTGGGATAAAAAAACAGGAAAACCTGTTTATAATGCCATCGTTTGGCAATGCCGACGTACTTCTGATATTTGTAAGGACTTAAAAAAACAAAGCCTAGATTCCAATTTTCGAAATAAAACAGGGCTAGTCCTAGATGCTTATTTTTCAGGTACCAAAATCCAATGGATCTTAGACAATGTGAAAGGGGCAAGGGATCGGGCAGAACGTGGTGACCTTCTTTTTGGAACCATTGATACCTGGTTATTGTACAAACTCACAGGCCATAAAGAACATAAAACCGATCATACCAATGCATCTCGAACCTTACTTTTTAATATCCAAACCAAAGAATGGGATGAAGAACTATGTAAGATTTTAAGAGTTCCCATGTCCATGTTACCGAAGGCATTTAACTCCAAAAATCTCTTTGGGTTTACTTCTAATGTCAAATCCATCCCAGATGGAATCCCAATTTCTTCGTTAGTTGGTGACCAACAAGGGGCACTCTTTGGACAACTTTGTACAGAACCAGGGGAAGCCAAAAATACCTATGGAACGGGTTGTTTTTTACTATTCAATGTGGGGGATGAATTCCGGATTTCGAACCAAGGTCTCATCACCACATTGGCCCTCGGTCCAGAAGGGAAAACTGTGTACTGTTTGGAAGGATCTGTTTTTATCGGGGGTGCTGTGGTCCAATTCCTCCGAGACAATTTGGAATTTTTTAAATACTCAAAAGACTCGGAAAAACTCGTGAAGTCGATCAAAACAAAAGATGATATTGTGTTTGTTCCTGCCTTTGCAGGTCTTGGTGCCCCGCATTGGGACCAAGAAGCACGTGGTGCCATCTTTGGACTCTCTCGTGACACAACGCCTGCCCAAATCACAAGAGCCGCTCTCAAAGCCATTGCCTTACAATCCTATGAACTTGCCAATGCAATGGAAAAGGAAACGGGAAAACCATTGAAATTTTTACGAGTGGATGGTGGTGCCACTTCCAACGCATGGCTCATGCAATTCCAAGCTGACATCTTAGGAACAAAAGTGATCCGACCACAAAACGTGGATACGACGGTGCTGGGTGCGGCATACTTGGCAGGACTCGAACGTGGATTTTTTAAATCAGTGGCTCACCTTCGAAAAGAAGAAACCAAAACCACACAATTCACACCGAAGATGAAAGAATCCGAACGGAAAGAAGAAATTGATAAGTGGAATTTAGCCATTTCTCGTGTGAAAACGGAAACCTAA
- a CDS encoding iron-containing alcohol dehydrogenase: MPVLPEWINFQFPPKIHFEIDCGYKLGSFVKNIGSRVVLITTQKELENSEELSIIKTSLEKHAEGVIIYDDIVDRVHFKDLDTCAHFLRISNADCVVAYGSFESMNAGKAASLLATNDMFAEELLVGRKQPKKKGLPLVVVPTKPLLGNECSPFFSIVDDKDKNRKYFAHEWAFPELIVSDPKIGAGMSSSETAKTGISILSAAVDSILSKYANEITSSTALRSIELISKNIVPAIREPRNLGPKNSIYAASLLAGIAQSTSSLGLCYALSLAVTTVTNLDIFQSMSILLPHVMEYNLTSSAGKYVMIARALDEDVTNISVIEAAIKAVEGIRKIYLELRIPQRLSEYEVKKIDLPGIATLAATYSFLDCLPRELPKNEIETILVAAF; the protein is encoded by the coding sequence ATGCCAGTTCTCCCCGAATGGATTAATTTTCAATTTCCTCCCAAGATACATTTCGAAATCGATTGTGGATATAAACTTGGATCCTTTGTCAAAAACATTGGATCTCGAGTTGTACTCATCACAACCCAAAAAGAATTAGAAAATTCAGAAGAACTCTCCATCATCAAAACGAGTTTAGAAAAACACGCGGAAGGTGTCATCATTTACGATGACATTGTAGACCGTGTGCATTTCAAAGATTTGGATACTTGTGCTCATTTTTTACGAATTTCGAATGCTGACTGTGTTGTGGCATATGGTTCTTTTGAATCAATGAACGCAGGTAAGGCGGCTTCCCTTCTCGCCACCAATGATATGTTTGCGGAAGAACTCCTCGTTGGAAGGAAACAACCGAAAAAAAAGGGATTACCGCTTGTGGTTGTTCCGACAAAACCTCTACTCGGCAATGAATGTTCTCCATTTTTTTCCATCGTCGATGACAAAGACAAAAATAGAAAGTATTTCGCTCATGAATGGGCATTTCCGGAACTCATCGTATCCGATCCAAAAATTGGAGCTGGTATGTCGAGCTCTGAAACAGCAAAAACAGGTATTTCTATATTATCAGCAGCAGTGGATAGTATTCTTTCCAAATATGCCAACGAGATCACTTCTTCTACTGCATTACGTTCCATTGAACTTATTTCTAAAAACATTGTTCCTGCCATCCGAGAACCACGTAACTTAGGACCAAAAAACTCCATTTATGCGGCAAGTTTACTGGCAGGCATTGCCCAATCCACAAGTAGCCTAGGGCTTTGTTATGCATTGTCCCTTGCTGTAACAACGGTTACCAACTTAGATATTTTCCAAAGTATGTCGATCCTTCTCCCTCACGTGATGGAATACAATCTCACTTCCTCTGCCGGTAAGTATGTAATGATAGCAAGAGCCCTTGATGAGGACGTAACCAATATCTCCGTCATTGAAGCGGCGATCAAAGCCGTGGAAGGGATTCGTAAAATTTACTTAGAACTACGTATCCCACAACGCCTCTCCGAGTATGAAGTGAAAAAAATCGACCTACCTGGAATTGCAACTCTTGCAGCTACGTATTCATTTCTTGATTGTCTTCCAAGAGAACTACCGAAAAATGAAATCGAAACCATCTTAGTGGCTGCGTTTTAG
- a CDS encoding flagellar biosynthesis anti-sigma factor FlgM — protein sequence MNIDKVGRVGGYGYEPKKPQGPKESESQAPVDTISISDAAKKIASEAKLQAEVKQIAKQIVQAPPEEDRTEKLKAIKERLKNGDYDTLSPEMLDKISDQIATSFLGQQ from the coding sequence ATGAATATCGATAAAGTAGGTCGTGTTGGTGGATACGGTTATGAACCAAAAAAACCACAAGGACCAAAAGAATCAGAATCACAAGCGCCGGTGGATACAATTTCCATCTCTGATGCAGCCAAAAAAATTGCATCTGAAGCAAAATTACAGGCAGAAGTAAAACAAATTGCAAAACAAATCGTTCAAGCTCCTCCAGAAGAGGATCGCACGGAAAAACTCAAAGCGATCAAAGAACGATTGAAAAACGGAGACTATGACACTCTTTCACCAGAGATGTTAGATAAAATTTCCGACCAAATTGCAACGTCTTTCCTCGGACAACAGTAA
- the rsmI gene encoding 16S rRNA (cytidine(1402)-2'-O)-methyltransferase produces the protein MAYKREKGLLYVVATPIGNMGDITLRAIDVLKEVDLVLCESAKETKSLFHKLGISTPVLALYKDHSETPFANVLEQLKQGKSMALVSDAGTPGVSDPGSQMVRTARENGISIVPVPGASALTALLSVSGFQVNPTYFLGFLSEKPSKKRRELERAREIEGLIVFYESVHKLPRLYPILEELFPETEVLMGRELTKAFEEVVYYANPRELANNPPNAKGEFVFLLNHRKKSLKGNSDSTDM, from the coding sequence TTGGCTTATAAACGAGAAAAAGGACTACTGTATGTCGTGGCCACTCCCATTGGCAATATGGGAGACATCACTCTGCGCGCCATTGACGTTTTAAAAGAAGTGGATCTCGTACTCTGTGAATCTGCAAAAGAAACCAAATCCCTCTTTCACAAACTGGGAATCAGTACACCTGTGCTTGCCCTTTACAAAGACCACTCCGAAACTCCCTTTGCCAATGTCCTCGAACAATTGAAACAAGGGAAGTCGATGGCCCTTGTCTCCGATGCGGGAACACCGGGTGTGTCGGACCCGGGAAGCCAAATGGTTCGCACCGCAAGAGAGAATGGCATCTCCATTGTCCCAGTGCCCGGAGCTTCCGCTCTCACCGCTCTCCTTTCTGTTTCTGGATTCCAAGTGAACCCCACGTATTTTTTAGGATTTCTCTCTGAAAAACCGAGTAAAAAACGCCGAGAATTAGAGAGAGCAAGGGAAATCGAAGGACTCATCGTGTTTTATGAATCCGTCCACAAACTCCCCAGGTTGTATCCAATCTTAGAGGAATTGTTTCCGGAAACAGAAGTGTTAATGGGAAGGGAGTTGACAAAGGCCTTCGAAGAGGTAGTTTATTACGCAAATCCTAGGGAATTGGCGAATAATCCTCCCAATGCCAAGGGTGAATTTGTATTTCTCTTGAATCATCGAAAAAAATCACTTAAGGGAAATTCAGATTCCACCGATATGTGA
- a CDS encoding LIC11073 family putative lipoprotein — MRFPSIHPISYLCISFLSFFQCGVNTDTPVAPFVFLVPPGVPQILSVVAVNSNITNDFQTDVFNYNADPRPEFILKYYVTNREPQFVGYNLYVTTAFPGIIQTIQGEWLEDGVQPSFPHLPYEASTSSARVITKRIRFAVPPPGTEFFQKCQIYNFTIRSMLTGGLISNPSTAVSTCAIPNRVNDIQTFCAVGVGCNTSTCSNPSCGTPTACALGTACNPCTKGNNELGCTCPAGQTPPGCQSVGL; from the coding sequence ATGCGTTTTCCTTCTATACACCCAATTTCCTATCTCTGCATATCTTTTCTCTCTTTTTTTCAATGTGGAGTGAACACAGACACGCCCGTGGCACCCTTTGTGTTTTTGGTTCCACCGGGAGTCCCACAGATCCTCTCGGTTGTGGCAGTGAATAGCAATATCACAAATGACTTCCAAACGGATGTCTTTAATTATAATGCTGACCCAAGACCTGAATTCATCCTCAAGTACTATGTGACCAACAGGGAACCACAGTTTGTCGGATATAATTTATATGTGACAACCGCCTTCCCTGGCATCATCCAAACCATCCAAGGGGAATGGTTAGAAGACGGTGTCCAACCGAGTTTTCCCCATTTGCCTTATGAAGCATCCACTTCATCGGCCCGAGTCATCACCAAACGGATTCGTTTTGCGGTCCCACCACCAGGGACAGAATTTTTCCAAAAATGCCAAATTTATAATTTTACGATCCGTTCCATGCTCACAGGAGGCCTCATCTCGAACCCATCGACTGCCGTGAGTACCTGTGCCATTCCAAACCGAGTGAACGACATCCAAACATTTTGTGCTGTGGGAGTTGGGTGTAATACATCCACCTGCTCCAATCCTTCATGTGGCACGCCCACTGCCTGTGCCTTAGGGACGGCCTGTAACCCTTGTACAAAGGGAAATAATGAATTAGGTTGCACCTGTCCTGCGGGACAAACCCCACCTGGGTGCCAATCCGTTGGCTTATAA
- a CDS encoding LIC_20245 family lipoprotein translates to MGIQKKLLFVSISLIGLFFLILLMLGGDDEDEARRKKEKGAVALSFLGGGPSNPKGTNRLGVRGEDAGSIFDSDYYNAGGMKYEDDPNIASGESGEIPINPQTGKPYPPEAMQAFEDLREQFPDNDLIPKRMTAEDKKKQSEFNQKLTRATNSVFGGSPNATDLTTYYGHVRKQGKDRLEIINYLIESQGGDDPEMDKKFQEILKNIQFQNEQIEKEAANAFTKAGLQPPP, encoded by the coding sequence ATGGGAATCCAAAAAAAATTACTCTTTGTCTCCATTTCGCTAATTGGTCTTTTTTTTCTCATCTTGCTTATGCTCGGAGGGGACGACGAAGACGAAGCCCGTCGTAAAAAAGAAAAAGGGGCCGTTGCACTTTCTTTTTTAGGGGGAGGGCCAAGTAACCCGAAAGGCACCAATCGACTTGGTGTGCGTGGGGAAGATGCAGGTTCCATCTTTGATTCGGACTATTACAATGCGGGGGGGATGAAATATGAAGACGATCCGAATATTGCTTCTGGCGAATCGGGCGAAATCCCCATCAACCCACAAACAGGGAAACCATACCCACCTGAGGCCATGCAAGCCTTTGAGGATTTGCGGGAACAATTTCCAGACAATGATCTCATCCCCAAACGGATGACGGCCGAGGATAAAAAGAAACAATCTGAGTTCAACCAAAAGCTCACACGGGCCACAAACTCCGTATTTGGTGGAAGTCCAAACGCAACGGACCTTACAACATATTATGGTCATGTGCGAAAACAAGGAAAGGACAGGCTTGAGATCATCAATTACCTCATTGAATCCCAAGGCGGGGATGATCCTGAGATGGATAAAAAATTCCAGGAAATCTTAAAGAACATCCAATTCCAAAACGAACAAATCGAAAAGGAAGCTGCCAATGCCTTTACAAAGGCAGGACTCCAACCACCTCCTTAG
- the nadE gene encoding NAD(+) synthase yields the protein MTKYKIAAVSLNTTPLDFLGNFETIQSAILSKETRDADLILFPELCISGYGCEDAFFRPSLWEKGKEVLDKIKTISPNQVVIVGLPIFIDSFLYNCMAVLLHGKIQAIVPKLNLANTGVHYERRWFHSPKTFLNQSVTIGGMEIPFGHFLFSWKDLHFAIEICEDSWSSFKPSQVYNLAGADVLLSPGASHFAMGKQNIRRQIFTETSRSQNNLQVFTNLCGNESGRIIFEGGAFFASCGRLVKEGPRLHFTPFAITSHSFHLDEIRSAKARHFREPLPEPKTTLIPKINLSPLNPEEAKTSPFLVLDKRDESISPNADPTENLSPFEEFTKAVSLGLFDYLRKSKTKGYTLSLSGGADSATCAILVSTFVTIAKKENGDDHLTKLGWNEKNLLVTLYQKTSNNSPITEEIAKTLSEELDCEFHSISIDEMVSSSVSLIESVKGTKLNWKEHDLALQNIQARVRSPLIWLLANLNGHLLLSTGNRSEAAVGYTTMDGDSSGSIAPLAGVSKEFLLEWLDDIQKGNNRYISPKQSIQMLRNTKPTAELKPLTEHQEDEKDLMPYPILNSIERKLVYLTMNESEVLEELKKEYPWESKEQLFGYLQKFKTLFRISQWKRERLPPSFHLDEYGLDPKSSYRFPILSNET from the coding sequence ATGACAAAATATAAAATTGCCGCCGTTTCTTTAAATACCACTCCTCTTGATTTTTTAGGCAATTTTGAAACCATTCAATCTGCGATCCTTTCCAAGGAAACAAGGGATGCCGATCTCATCCTTTTTCCCGAACTTTGTATTTCTGGTTATGGATGTGAGGATGCATTTTTCAGGCCAAGTCTCTGGGAAAAAGGAAAAGAAGTTTTGGACAAAATCAAAACCATTTCCCCAAACCAAGTTGTGATTGTGGGTCTTCCCATCTTTATTGATTCCTTTCTCTACAATTGTATGGCTGTCCTTTTGCATGGAAAGATCCAAGCCATTGTTCCTAAACTCAATTTGGCAAATACGGGCGTACACTATGAACGAAGATGGTTCCATTCTCCCAAAACGTTTCTCAACCAATCCGTAACCATTGGTGGAATGGAAATACCATTTGGTCATTTTCTTTTTTCATGGAAGGATTTACATTTTGCCATTGAGATCTGTGAGGACAGTTGGTCCTCTTTCAAACCTTCTCAAGTTTACAATCTTGCGGGTGCCGATGTTTTACTCTCTCCAGGTGCCTCTCATTTTGCGATGGGCAAACAAAACATCCGAAGGCAAATCTTTACGGAAACCAGTCGGAGCCAAAACAATTTACAAGTATTCACAAACCTTTGTGGGAATGAATCAGGAAGGATCATCTTTGAAGGTGGTGCCTTCTTTGCTTCCTGTGGCAGACTCGTAAAGGAAGGGCCAAGGTTACATTTCACTCCCTTTGCCATCACTTCCCACTCCTTCCATCTCGATGAAATCCGATCTGCAAAAGCTCGTCATTTCCGAGAACCACTCCCTGAGCCAAAAACAACCCTCATTCCCAAAATCAATCTTTCGCCACTTAATCCTGAAGAGGCGAAAACCAGTCCATTTTTGGTTTTAGACAAACGGGATGAATCCATCTCCCCAAACGCAGATCCTACGGAAAACTTAAGTCCCTTTGAAGAATTCACAAAAGCCGTAAGCCTTGGTCTCTTTGATTACTTGAGAAAGTCCAAAACCAAAGGGTATACACTTTCACTCTCTGGGGGAGCAGACAGTGCTACCTGTGCCATCCTTGTCTCCACATTCGTGACAATCGCCAAAAAAGAAAACGGGGACGATCATCTCACCAAACTAGGTTGGAATGAAAAAAACCTTCTTGTCACACTGTACCAAAAAACATCCAACAATTCTCCCATCACGGAAGAAATTGCAAAAACCTTAAGTGAAGAATTGGATTGTGAATTCCATTCCATCTCCATTGATGAAATGGTTTCGTCTTCGGTTTCCCTCATTGAATCGGTGAAGGGAACTAAACTCAATTGGAAAGAACACGACCTTGCCTTACAAAACATCCAAGCCCGGGTTCGCTCTCCCCTCATTTGGTTACTTGCCAATCTGAATGGTCACCTTTTATTATCCACAGGGAATCGTAGTGAGGCCGCTGTGGGATACACCACAATGGATGGAGATTCCTCAGGTTCCATTGCGCCACTCGCTGGTGTGAGTAAAGAATTTTTATTAGAATGGTTAGATGACATCCAAAAGGGAAACAATCGTTATATTTCACCCAAACAATCCATTCAAATGTTACGGAATACAAAACCAACCGCAGAACTAAAACCCCTCACCGAACACCAGGAAGATGAGAAGGATCTAATGCCTTATCCCATTCTCAATTCCATTGAACGGAAACTTGTCTACCTAACAATGAATGAGTCGGAAGTATTAGAAGAACTCAAAAAAGAATACCCTTGGGAGTCCAAGGAACAACTGTTTGGTTATTTGCAAAAATTTAAAACACTATTTAGAATCTCACAATGGAAACGAGAGAGGCTTCCTCCCTCGTTCCATTTGGACGAATACGGACTCGATCCAAAATCGAGTTACCGTTTTCCCATCCTTTCCAACGAAACCTAA
- a CDS encoding 3-deoxy-D-manno-octulosonic acid transferase: MVYFFYNLLICTIWIFLKLVSLFSKQIRQELHKRKQSYKQIFLKSPNGKSVIWFHSASVGELDQAKALQETVRRHRPDLFIIQSVFSSSVKEGAFSDPLADLYFYLPFDLPFAYEKLFRFFKPKFLFIMAWDTWPNLLKNASKFGTKSYLCCASLSSASTRKNLLVRLLTKSSFQYLSGIYPSHPLMAKEFEGFVSEGTDFLVLGDTRFESVWNKLETKSPNPKFTEFVLHQKKFLAKHRPVILGSTYPICESYFLSYLESNQDECSYWIFPHKWEKERMLDMKSKLETFGSAAVFSELKEGDPLPKFLLFDVLGILAFAYQYGSFAYVGGAFHHRIHNTIEPAALGLAIITGPKIQNAPEAIVMQGLGGLFKTENEAHFVTRFQSLVKNKELREKMGNTNRNFVVENRGASEKIYNRVFPYDKI, encoded by the coding sequence ATGGTATATTTTTTTTATAACCTACTCATCTGTACGATATGGATTTTCCTCAAACTTGTTTCCCTCTTTTCGAAACAAATACGTCAAGAACTCCATAAACGGAAACAATCTTACAAACAAATATTTTTGAAATCCCCAAATGGAAAATCTGTCATCTGGTTCCATTCTGCAAGTGTAGGAGAACTCGACCAAGCAAAGGCTCTCCAAGAAACAGTGCGAAGGCATAGACCCGATCTCTTCATCATCCAATCGGTATTTTCATCCTCAGTGAAAGAAGGGGCATTCTCTGATCCCTTAGCTGATCTTTATTTTTACTTACCCTTTGATCTTCCTTTTGCCTATGAGAAACTCTTTCGGTTTTTTAAACCAAAGTTTTTATTCATCATGGCTTGGGACACCTGGCCCAATCTGCTAAAAAATGCATCCAAGTTTGGAACCAAATCCTACCTTTGTTGTGCCAGTTTGTCCTCTGCGTCTACCCGTAAAAATCTACTGGTACGACTTCTCACAAAATCTTCCTTCCAGTACCTTTCAGGAATTTATCCAAGCCATCCATTGATGGCCAAAGAATTTGAAGGGTTTGTTTCGGAGGGAACCGATTTTCTTGTACTCGGAGACACAAGGTTTGAATCGGTATGGAACAAATTGGAAACCAAATCCCCGAATCCAAAGTTTACTGAATTTGTTTTGCACCAAAAAAAATTTTTGGCAAAACATCGACCTGTGATCCTTGGATCCACCTACCCCATTTGCGAATCTTATTTTTTAAGCTATTTAGAATCAAATCAGGATGAATGTTCCTATTGGATCTTTCCGCACAAATGGGAGAAGGAAAGGATGTTGGATATGAAATCCAAACTTGAGACTTTCGGTTCTGCCGCCGTTTTTTCCGAGTTAAAGGAAGGTGATCCACTTCCTAAATTTTTACTCTTTGATGTTTTGGGAATCCTTGCCTTTGCTTACCAGTATGGAAGTTTTGCTTATGTAGGTGGGGCTTTCCATCACCGTATCCACAATACCATCGAACCGGCTGCCCTAGGCCTTGCCATCATCACGGGACCAAAGATCCAAAACGCCCCCGAAGCGATCGTTATGCAAGGATTAGGTGGTCTTTTTAAAACAGAAAATGAAGCTCATTTTGTCACTCGCTTCCAATCTCTCGTCAAAAACAAAGAACTACGGGAAAAGATGGGAAATACGAATCGAAACTTTGTTGTAGAAAATAGAGGTGCATCGGAAAAGATTTATAACCGAGTTTTTCCGTATGACAAAATATAA
- a CDS encoding flagellar filament outer layer protein FlaA, with protein MLNLKKITICLGFILSFSSLLSLPRPHNPDELGSVQILRSALAMDNHYLLYLVEDFEGERPWDFYRVDSFLAQTQFAASIAKSEAFQEETKLIRESGYPNLENQTSFLLQSYVENPRLDHWEIRPKEPILLPLGMPIQGILWVYSEGHHINLSMGLSQKKSKDLYFDLGTLNFVGWRRLEFRINLPRENTRLIQSMSFPISFASFRLKSLASQKKGEFHLYFDNLCFVIDKRTFSYPGSEVNDTWGNKR; from the coding sequence ATATTGAACCTAAAAAAAATCACAATCTGCCTCGGTTTCATCCTGAGTTTTTCCAGTCTTTTGTCTCTTCCGAGACCCCATAACCCAGACGAATTGGGCAGTGTTCAAATTTTACGTTCCGCTCTTGCCATGGACAACCACTACCTCCTCTACTTAGTGGAAGATTTTGAAGGGGAAAGGCCATGGGATTTTTATCGTGTGGATTCCTTTTTGGCCCAAACCCAATTTGCCGCCTCCATCGCAAAATCAGAAGCCTTCCAAGAAGAAACAAAACTGATCCGAGAGTCAGGTTATCCGAACCTAGAAAACCAAACCAGTTTCCTTCTGCAAAGTTATGTGGAAAATCCAAGACTTGACCATTGGGAAATCCGACCCAAAGAACCCATCCTGCTCCCACTCGGAATGCCCATCCAAGGAATCCTTTGGGTGTATTCCGAAGGCCATCATATCAATTTGAGTATGGGCCTTTCCCAAAAAAAATCCAAAGACTTATATTTTGATTTGGGGACATTGAATTTTGTGGGATGGCGCAGGTTGGAATTTAGAATCAATTTACCGAGAGAAAACACAAGGCTCATCCAATCCATGTCCTTTCCGATTTCCTTCGCATCGTTTCGTCTAAAAAGTCTCGCCTCTCAAAAAAAAGGTGAGTTTCATTTGTACTTTGATAATTTATGTTTTGTGATTGATAAACGTACTTTCAGTTACCCTGGTTCAGAAGTGAATGACACTTGGGGTAACAAACGCTAA